In one Denitratisoma sp. genomic region, the following are encoded:
- a CDS encoding RNA polymerase sigma factor — translation MSDEALMLAYRDGDAAAFEALYRRWRSRLYRYLLRQCGAAAHADELFQDVWLKVVNARKGYEAAAKFSTWLFRIAHNRLIDHYRAQGRAEIVSYDDDPEDADRVAALPAAASAQPEAMFERKALAQELVRHIGALPAAQRETFLLSEEGELTLEEIAAATGTNRETAKSRLRYAVNKLRSALKDLK, via the coding sequence ATGAGCGACGAGGCGCTGATGCTGGCCTACCGCGACGGCGACGCCGCCGCGTTCGAGGCGCTCTACCGGCGCTGGCGCAGCCGCCTGTACCGCTATTTGCTGCGCCAGTGCGGCGCCGCCGCCCACGCCGACGAGCTGTTCCAGGACGTCTGGCTCAAGGTGGTGAATGCGCGCAAGGGCTACGAGGCGGCGGCAAAGTTCTCCACCTGGCTGTTCCGCATCGCCCACAACCGGCTGATCGACCATTACCGCGCGCAGGGCCGCGCCGAGATCGTCAGCTACGACGACGATCCGGAGGATGCCGACCGGGTCGCCGCGCTGCCGGCGGCGGCGTCGGCGCAGCCGGAGGCCATGTTCGAGCGCAAGGCGCTGGCGCAGGAACTGGTGCGGCACATCGGGGCGCTGCCCGCCGCGCAGCGCGAGACCTTCCTGCTCAGCGAGGAGGGCGAGCTGACGCTGGAGGAGATCGCCGCCGCCACCGGCACGAACCGCGAGACGGCGAAGAGCCGCCTGCGCTATGCCGTGAACAAGCTGCGCTCCGCACTGAAGGATCTGAAATGA
- a CDS encoding EAL domain-containing protein, producing the protein MTTETEQLQEVFIGRQPVLDRQQATMGYELLFRPGPQNRADIDSPTRATADVVCSAFAELGLSAALTSQQAFINVGEDFLLDDAVELLPPQQVVLEIESVHDFSAPLLRRCRELGGKGYSFCLHWSGEAGEGLAPLLDMLSYAKIDANPAMPATFKALSTALRGSRVRMIAGRVETAEDWQYCARLGFDLFQGYYFARPVVIEGRKLDPSTQGLIAIINLLGGEDADLAAVEAAFKGEPALLANLLRLTNSVGVGGALSSRITSVRNAIAVLGQRQLLRWLQLLLFSRPGTPIGRNPLMLLAALRGRLMELVAEKLHPTRRDLQDLAFITGLMSLIPAALGLPMTEVLAHIAVAPDARRALSRREGELGQLLELIERYDDNDMNATAGLLGRRGNLNLSSLGALLAEAIAWVQQLTAGGE; encoded by the coding sequence ATGACCACCGAAACTGAACAGCTGCAGGAAGTCTTCATCGGCAGGCAGCCGGTCCTCGACCGCCAGCAGGCCACGATGGGCTATGAACTGCTGTTCCGCCCGGGCCCGCAGAATCGCGCCGACATCGACTCCCCGACGCGGGCCACCGCCGACGTGGTGTGCTCGGCGTTTGCCGAACTCGGCCTCTCGGCGGCCCTGACCTCCCAGCAGGCCTTCATCAACGTCGGCGAGGATTTCCTGCTCGACGATGCCGTCGAGCTGCTGCCGCCGCAGCAGGTGGTGCTGGAGATCGAGTCGGTGCACGACTTCAGCGCTCCGCTCCTGCGTCGCTGCCGCGAACTCGGCGGCAAGGGCTACAGCTTCTGCCTGCACTGGTCGGGCGAGGCCGGCGAGGGGCTGGCGCCGCTGCTCGACATGCTGAGCTACGCCAAGATCGACGCCAATCCGGCAATGCCGGCCACCTTCAAGGCACTGTCGACGGCGCTGCGCGGCAGCCGCGTCAGGATGATCGCCGGCCGCGTCGAGACGGCCGAGGACTGGCAGTACTGCGCCAGGCTCGGCTTCGACCTGTTTCAGGGCTACTACTTCGCCCGGCCGGTCGTCATCGAGGGCCGCAAGCTCGACCCCTCGACGCAGGGCCTCATCGCCATCATCAACCTGCTCGGCGGCGAGGACGCCGACCTCGCCGCCGTCGAAGCCGCCTTCAAGGGCGAACCGGCGCTGCTGGCGAACCTGCTGCGGCTCACCAACTCGGTCGGCGTCGGCGGCGCGCTCAGTTCCCGCATCACCTCGGTCCGCAACGCCATCGCGGTGCTCGGCCAGCGCCAGCTGCTGCGCTGGCTGCAGCTGCTGCTCTTCTCGCGCCCGGGCACGCCCATCGGCCGCAATCCGCTGATGCTGCTCGCCGCCCTGCGCGGCCGCCTGATGGAACTCGTGGCGGAAAAACTCCACCCGACGCGCCGGGACCTGCAGGACCTTGCCTTCATCACCGGCCTGATGTCGCTGATACCGGCGGCGCTGGGCCTGCCCATGACGGAGGTCCTCGCCCACATCGCCGTCGCGCCCGACGCGCGGCGGGCGCTCTCCCGCCGCGAAGGCGAACTGGGGCAGCTGCTCGAGCTGATCGAGCGCTACGACGACAACGACATGAACGCCACCGCCGGCCTGCTCGGGCGGCGGGGAAACCTGAACCTGAGCAGCCTCGGCGCCCTGCTCGCCGAAGCCATCGCCTGGGTGCAGCAGCTCACCGCCGGCGGGGAGTGA
- a CDS encoding acetate/propionate family kinase, translating into MTDAILTINAGSSSIKFALFERDDPVRPQAALRGELDGIGAQPRLKARDAGGAVLAELTFAELAGLPADEQHRRSLDFLVRWLDEHDDAWRVAAVGHRVVHGADRYAAPVVLSPADVEALAGFVPLAPLHQPYNVAGIRALAALLPGVPQVACFDTAFHTTQPERARRFALPRRLSEAGVKRYGFHGLSYEYVARVLPQHLGAKADGRVVVAHLGNGASMCAMHGRKSVATTMGFTALDGLMMGTRCGAIDPGVLLHLMEFHHMDAAALTKLLYKESGLLGVSGISQDMRALLDSPAPEAAEAVDLFCYRIGRELGSLAAALGGLDALVFTAGIGEHAAPVRERICRQAGWLGVQLDDEANARHDARIGAKGSPVDVLVLPTNEEWMIAQHAAALVQ; encoded by the coding sequence ATGACCGACGCGATACTGACGATCAACGCCGGCTCCTCGAGCATCAAGTTCGCCCTCTTCGAGCGCGACGATCCCGTGCGGCCGCAGGCGGCGCTGCGCGGCGAGCTCGACGGCATCGGCGCGCAGCCGCGGCTGAAGGCCAGGGATGCCGGCGGCGCCGTGCTGGCGGAACTGACTTTCGCCGAGCTCGCCGGCCTGCCCGCCGACGAGCAGCACCGCCGCAGCCTCGACTTCCTGGTGCGCTGGCTCGACGAGCACGACGACGCCTGGCGGGTCGCCGCCGTCGGGCATCGCGTCGTGCACGGCGCCGACCGCTACGCCGCGCCGGTGGTGCTCTCGCCCGCCGACGTCGAGGCGCTGGCCGGCTTCGTCCCGCTGGCGCCGCTGCACCAACCCTACAACGTCGCCGGCATCCGCGCCCTCGCGGCGCTGCTGCCCGGCGTGCCGCAGGTGGCCTGCTTCGACACCGCCTTCCACACGACGCAGCCCGAGCGGGCGCGCCGCTTCGCCCTGCCGCGCCGCCTGTCGGAGGCCGGCGTCAAGCGCTACGGCTTCCACGGCCTCTCCTACGAATACGTCGCCCGCGTGCTGCCGCAGCACCTCGGGGCGAAGGCCGACGGCCGCGTCGTCGTCGCGCACCTCGGCAACGGCGCCTCGATGTGCGCGATGCACGGACGGAAGAGCGTCGCCACGACGATGGGCTTCACCGCCCTCGACGGCCTCATGATGGGCACGCGCTGCGGCGCCATCGACCCCGGCGTGCTGCTGCACCTGATGGAATTCCACCATATGGACGCCGCCGCCCTGACGAAGCTGCTCTACAAGGAATCCGGCCTGCTCGGCGTCTCCGGCATCAGCCAGGACATGCGCGCGCTCCTCGACAGCCCCGCCCCCGAGGCGGCCGAGGCGGTCGACCTCTTCTGCTACCGCATCGGGCGCGAGCTGGGCTCGCTGGCGGCGGCGCTCGGCGGCCTCGACGCGCTGGTGTTCACCGCCGGCATCGGCGAGCACGCCGCGCCGGTGCGCGAGCGGATCTGCCGCCAGGCCGGCTGGCTCGGCGTGCAGCTGGACGACGAAGCCAACGCCCGCCACGACGCGCGCATCGGCGCGAAAGGCAGCCCGGTCGACGTCCTCGTCCTGCCCACCAACGAGGAATGGATGATCGCGCAGCACGCGGCGGCGCTGGTGCAGTGA
- a CDS encoding N-acetylmuramoyl-L-alanine amidase encodes MRHLPALAALLLLALRAAAAPPAIALDVGHSHARPGATSARGVAEFDFNLKLAQAIAAELEKAGVAVRLIGADGLADDLRARAPQAAGTQLLLSIHHDSVQPKYLRRWEHDGATRPYSDRFRGHSLFISSRNPQEARSLHCAARIGRALRRAGFVPTRHHAEPIEGEARPWADYTAGAHYYDNLVVLKTATVPAVLFEAGVIVHRKEEKLLAQDGRRTRMARAVARGIRDCLP; translated from the coding sequence ATGCGGCACCTGCCGGCGCTGGCGGCCCTCCTCCTGCTGGCGCTGCGTGCGGCCGCAGCCCCGCCTGCGATCGCCCTCGACGTCGGCCATTCCCATGCCCGGCCCGGCGCCACGAGCGCGCGCGGCGTTGCCGAATTCGACTTCAATCTGAAGCTCGCGCAGGCCATCGCCGCCGAACTGGAAAAGGCCGGCGTCGCGGTGCGCCTGATCGGCGCCGACGGACTCGCCGACGACCTGCGCGCCCGCGCGCCGCAGGCGGCCGGCACGCAGCTGCTGCTGTCCATCCACCACGACTCCGTCCAGCCGAAATACCTCCGCCGCTGGGAGCACGACGGCGCGACGCGGCCCTACAGCGACCGCTTCCGCGGCCATTCCCTCTTCATCTCCAGCCGCAACCCGCAGGAGGCGCGCAGCCTGCATTGCGCCGCCCGCATCGGCCGCGCCCTGCGACGCGCCGGCTTCGTCCCCACCCGCCACCACGCCGAGCCGATCGAGGGCGAGGCGCGGCCCTGGGCCGACTACACCGCCGGCGCGCACTACTACGACAACCTGGTCGTCCTGAAGACCGCCACGGTGCCGGCCGTGCTGTTCGAGGCCGGCGTCATCGTCCACCGGAAAGAGGAAAAGCTGCTGGCGCAGGACGGCCGCCGCACGCGCATGGCGCGGGCGGTGGCGCGCGGCATCCGCGATTGCCTGCCCTGA
- a CDS encoding cation diffusion facilitator family transporter, translating to MDDRAARGGAGAVNMAHDHAHHHHDHAHGHAAYLPLALGVTLLYAAVEAGAGWWAGSLALLSDAGHMLTDALALALAAAAAWAARRPPTHRLSFGLQRIEILAALGNAGFMLAVILGIAWSAVDRLLHPVPVQGMVVTAVAVVGLLVNVGVAWLLAHGEETLNTRAALLHVLGDLLGSVAALASGLVIQFTGWTPADPLLSLFICALILYSTLRLAREAVHALLEGVPPGLTLPEVGRRMAAVDGVVSVHDLHIWSLSSRRAALSAHVVVRDLEAWPRILAALTELLNADFEIGHATLQPELFQPALYAIDEPAKPRFQG from the coding sequence ATGGATGATCGCGCAGCACGCGGCGGCGCTGGTGCAGTGAACATGGCGCACGACCACGCCCATCACCACCACGACCACGCGCACGGCCACGCCGCCTACCTGCCGCTGGCGCTCGGCGTCACGCTGCTCTACGCCGCGGTGGAGGCCGGCGCCGGCTGGTGGGCCGGTTCGCTGGCGCTGCTCTCGGACGCCGGCCACATGCTCACCGATGCGCTGGCCCTGGCGCTGGCGGCGGCCGCCGCCTGGGCGGCGCGGCGCCCGCCGACGCACCGCCTCAGCTTCGGCCTGCAGCGCATCGAGATCCTCGCCGCGCTGGGCAATGCCGGCTTCATGCTGGCGGTGATCCTCGGCATCGCCTGGAGCGCGGTCGACCGCCTGCTGCATCCCGTCCCCGTGCAGGGCATGGTGGTGACGGCCGTCGCCGTCGTCGGCCTGCTGGTCAACGTCGGCGTCGCCTGGCTGCTGGCGCACGGCGAGGAAACCCTGAACACGCGCGCCGCCCTGCTCCACGTGCTGGGCGACCTGCTCGGCTCGGTGGCGGCGCTGGCCTCCGGCCTGGTCATCCAGTTCACCGGCTGGACGCCGGCCGACCCGCTGCTCTCGCTGTTCATCTGCGCGCTGATCCTCTACTCCACCCTGCGCCTGGCGCGCGAGGCGGTGCATGCCCTGCTCGAAGGCGTGCCGCCGGGACTGACTTTGCCGGAAGTCGGCCGCCGCATGGCCGCCGTCGACGGCGTCGTCTCGGTGCACGACCTGCATATATGGTCGCTCTCCTCGCGCCGGGCCGCGCTCTCCGCGCATGTGGTGGTGCGCGACCTGGAAGCCTGGCCGCGCATCCTCGCCGCGCTGACGGAACTGCTCAACGCGGATTTTGAAATCGGGCACGCCACCCTCCAGCCCGAGCTTTTCCAGCCCGCCCTGTACGCCATCGACGAACCGGCAAAACCCCGTTTTCAGGGGTAG
- a CDS encoding bifunctional enoyl-CoA hydratase/phosphate acetyltransferase has product MEQTTHPKAIMEAMEYIENRTFDEIQVGDSATLVRTLKPEDIQLFAIMSGDVNPAHVDPEYAKSSMFQEVIAHGMWGGALISTVLGTQFPGPGTIYIDQTLHFSRPVGLGDTITVTLTATRKFDHNHHILFDCVCTNQDGQTVIRGTAEVLAPTEKIKRARIELPEVTLLDREARYQHLLARTKGLAAIPMAVVHPCDRESLLGVVEATQAGLIVPTLVGPEAKIRAVAEQQGVDLAGIAVIDVEHSHAAADRAVALVREGRAEALMKGSLHTDELMGAVVDATTGLRTARRISHVFLADVPTYPKPLLITDAAINIEPDLECKADIVRNAIDLAIVLGIVEPKVAILAAVETVTPKMRSTIDAAALCKMADRNQIAGGVLDGPLAFDNAISIVAAKTKGILSAVAGRADILVVPDLESGNMLAKQLEYLAEALLTGVVVGARVPIVLTSRADTAETRAASCAIALLMAHAKRRQAQAK; this is encoded by the coding sequence TTGGAACAAACAACCCACCCGAAAGCCATCATGGAAGCCATGGAGTACATCGAGAACCGCACCTTCGACGAGATCCAGGTCGGCGACAGCGCCACCTTGGTGCGCACCCTCAAGCCGGAGGACATCCAGCTCTTCGCCATCATGTCGGGCGACGTCAATCCCGCCCACGTCGACCCCGAGTACGCCAAGAGCAGCATGTTCCAGGAGGTGATCGCCCACGGCATGTGGGGCGGCGCGCTGATCTCCACCGTGCTCGGCACGCAGTTCCCCGGCCCCGGCACCATCTACATCGACCAGACGCTGCACTTCTCGCGCCCGGTCGGCCTCGGCGACACCATCACCGTGACGCTGACGGCGACGCGCAAGTTCGACCACAACCACCACATCCTCTTCGACTGCGTGTGCACCAACCAGGACGGCCAGACGGTGATCCGAGGCACGGCCGAGGTGCTGGCGCCGACCGAGAAGATCAAGCGCGCGCGCATCGAGCTGCCGGAAGTCACCCTCCTCGACCGCGAGGCGCGCTACCAGCACCTGCTCGCCCGCACCAAGGGGCTCGCCGCGATCCCCATGGCCGTGGTGCACCCCTGCGACCGCGAATCCCTGCTCGGCGTGGTCGAGGCCACCCAGGCCGGCCTCATCGTGCCGACCCTGGTCGGCCCGGAAGCGAAGATCCGCGCGGTGGCCGAGCAGCAGGGCGTCGACCTCGCCGGCATCGCCGTCATCGACGTCGAGCACAGCCACGCCGCGGCCGACCGCGCGGTGGCGCTGGTGCGCGAAGGCCGCGCCGAGGCGCTGATGAAGGGCTCGCTGCACACCGACGAGCTGATGGGCGCGGTGGTCGACGCCACCACCGGCCTGCGCACGGCGCGGCGCATCAGCCACGTCTTCCTCGCCGACGTGCCGACCTACCCGAAGCCGCTGCTCATCACCGACGCGGCGATCAACATCGAGCCCGACCTCGAGTGCAAGGCCGACATCGTGAGGAACGCCATCGACCTGGCGATCGTGCTCGGCATCGTCGAGCCGAAGGTGGCCATCCTTGCCGCCGTCGAGACGGTGACGCCGAAGATGCGCAGCACGATCGACGCCGCCGCGCTGTGCAAGATGGCCGACCGCAACCAGATCGCCGGCGGCGTGCTCGACGGCCCGCTCGCCTTCGACAACGCCATCTCCATCGTCGCCGCCAAGACCAAGGGCATCCTCTCCGCCGTGGCCGGCCGCGCCGACATCCTGGTGGTGCCCGACCTCGAGTCCGGCAACATGCTGGCCAAGCAGCTCGAGTACCTGGCCGAGGCCCTGCTCACCGGCGTGGTGGTCGGCGCGCGCGTGCCCATCGTGCTGACCAGCCGCGCCGACACCGCCGAGACCCGCGCCGCCTCCTGCGCCATCGCCCTGCTCATGGCGCATGCGAAACGCAGGCAGGCGCAGGCGAAATGA